The following proteins are co-located in the Rhodococcus opacus B4 genome:
- a CDS encoding bifunctional 5,10-methylenetetrahydrofolate dehydrogenase/5,10-methenyltetrahydrofolate cyclohydrolase → MTRSLGGAELATSIRDDASVAAAALTDIGIRPRLAVVLATDDESTAWYVRSIASAAKRTGILCDIVDLGPSATTEEIRTTLVELGHDPDVHGIILQTPLPEGTDLDALREAIDPAKDVDGANPVSLGRLVARLPAFAPATAQAVIALLDHHGIPMHGRTAAVVGRSTVVGSPAAHLLVQRNATVTVCHRHTADLAAGTRDADILVVAVGIPGLIAAEHVAEGAVVIDVGTTATDDGQLLGDVDAAAVDGRAGALTPVPGGVGPVTTALLLNHTVDAAATQYARTRTDALLTGARIGG, encoded by the coding sequence ATGACAAGAAGCCTCGGTGGTGCCGAACTCGCCACCTCCATCCGAGACGACGCGTCCGTCGCCGCCGCCGCTCTCACCGACATCGGAATCCGGCCCAGACTCGCGGTCGTGCTGGCCACCGACGACGAATCGACCGCCTGGTACGTGCGGTCCATCGCGTCCGCGGCGAAACGCACCGGAATTCTGTGCGATATCGTCGATCTCGGACCGTCGGCGACGACCGAGGAGATCCGCACCACGCTCGTCGAACTCGGCCACGACCCCGACGTCCACGGAATCATCCTGCAGACGCCCCTGCCTGAGGGTACCGACCTCGATGCGTTGCGCGAGGCGATCGATCCGGCGAAGGACGTCGACGGCGCCAATCCGGTGAGCCTCGGACGCCTCGTCGCCCGTCTTCCCGCGTTCGCGCCCGCCACCGCGCAGGCCGTGATCGCACTTCTCGATCACCACGGAATCCCCATGCACGGCAGGACCGCCGCCGTCGTCGGGCGATCGACGGTCGTGGGAAGTCCCGCCGCGCATCTGCTCGTGCAGCGCAACGCGACGGTGACCGTGTGCCACCGGCACACCGCCGACCTGGCAGCCGGCACCCGAGACGCCGACATCCTCGTCGTCGCGGTCGGAATACCGGGTCTGATCGCGGCCGAGCACGTGGCCGAAGGCGCCGTCGTGATCGACGTCGGGACCACGGCCACCGATGACGGGCAACTGCTCGGTGACGTCGACGCCGCCGCCGTCGACGGTCGGGCCGGCGCGCTGACCCCGGTTCCCGGAGGGGTGGGACCGGTGACCACCGCACTGCTGCTCAATCACACCGTCGACGCCGCCGCGACACAGTACGCCCGGACCCGGACCGATGCCCTGCTGACCGGGGCCCGCATCGGCGGCTGA
- the purU gene encoding formyltetrahydrofolate deformylase, giving the protein MTQTFTLTLSCAQRPGIVHAVSSFLFEQNCDIAEHQQFDDTLSDAFFLRTSFVSAEDVDIERLTDEFQSVATKFGMTFTVNGSDLPRVIVMVSKMGHCLNDLIFRWRAGNLGAELVAVVSNHEVLRPMAEAAGLPFVHVPVTPATKPQAEARLLELVDEFDADLVVLARYMQVLSDDACRALRGRAINIHHSFLPGFKGAKPYHQAFDRGVKQVGATAHYVTPDLDEGPIIEQEVIRIDHTFDPARLATVGQDAEALALSRAVRWHCENRVLLHGHRTVVFS; this is encoded by the coding sequence ATGACCCAGACCTTCACCCTGACGCTCAGCTGCGCGCAGCGTCCCGGGATCGTTCACGCAGTCAGCTCCTTTCTCTTCGAGCAGAACTGCGATATCGCCGAGCATCAGCAATTCGACGACACCCTGAGCGACGCCTTCTTCCTCCGCACGTCGTTCGTGTCGGCGGAAGATGTCGACATCGAGCGCCTCACCGACGAATTCCAGAGCGTCGCCACGAAGTTCGGCATGACGTTCACCGTCAACGGCAGCGACCTACCCCGCGTGATCGTGATGGTCTCCAAGATGGGCCACTGCCTCAACGACCTCATCTTCCGCTGGCGAGCAGGCAACCTCGGCGCCGAACTCGTCGCCGTCGTCTCCAACCACGAGGTACTGCGACCGATGGCCGAGGCCGCCGGGCTGCCGTTCGTCCACGTCCCGGTCACCCCGGCCACCAAGCCGCAGGCCGAGGCCCGGCTGCTCGAACTGGTCGACGAATTCGACGCCGACCTCGTGGTCCTCGCCCGCTACATGCAGGTGCTGTCGGACGACGCGTGCCGGGCACTGCGCGGACGGGCGATCAACATCCACCACTCGTTCCTGCCCGGTTTCAAGGGCGCCAAGCCCTACCACCAGGCATTCGATCGCGGCGTCAAGCAGGTGGGCGCGACCGCCCACTACGTGACACCCGACCTCGACGAGGGCCCCATCATCGAGCAGGAAGTCATCCGCATCGACCACACCTTCGACCCGGCGCGACTCGCCACGGTCGGGCAGGACGCCGAAGCGCTCGCACTGTCCCGGGCCGTGCGCTGGCACTGCGAGAACCGGGTCCTGCTCCACGGGCACCGGACGGTCGTCTTCAGCTGA
- a CDS encoding GntR family transcriptional regulator encodes MSLAHSSVADAASNGGTNADRAYEIVRERLVMLDIRPGEPINDDRLAEELGFGRTPVREALKRLERERLVIAYPRRGTFATAVDMTDLADISEIRKQLEPNAAARAARTASQDARARLSALADEIAQIDDSEDPRDVLRKDVRVHREIYRASGNPHLEDILVSLDAHATRIWCLFLDRLPDVASHVREHAELLRAIVDGDGDTASALTLAHVAGFEQAIRDLL; translated from the coding sequence ATGAGCCTGGCGCATTCATCGGTCGCGGACGCGGCATCGAACGGCGGCACCAACGCCGACCGCGCGTACGAAATCGTGCGCGAACGCCTGGTCATGCTCGACATCCGGCCGGGCGAGCCGATCAACGACGACCGCCTCGCCGAAGAACTCGGCTTCGGCCGCACCCCCGTGCGGGAGGCGCTCAAGCGGCTCGAACGGGAGCGTCTCGTCATCGCCTATCCCCGTCGCGGTACGTTCGCCACCGCCGTCGACATGACCGACCTCGCCGACATCTCCGAAATCCGCAAGCAACTCGAACCCAACGCCGCCGCCCGTGCGGCGCGGACCGCATCGCAGGACGCGCGAGCCCGGCTGTCCGCGCTCGCCGACGAGATCGCACAGATCGACGACAGCGAAGACCCGCGCGACGTCCTGCGTAAGGACGTGCGGGTGCACCGCGAGATCTACCGGGCGTCCGGCAATCCGCACCTCGAAGACATCCTCGTCAGCCTCGACGCCCACGCCACCCGCATCTGGTGTCTGTTCCTCGACCGCCTGCCGGACGTGGCGAGCCACGTCCGCGAGCACGCGGAACTGCTGCGGGCCATCGTCGACGGCGACGGGGACACCGCCTCGGCGCTCACCCTCGCCCACGTCGCCGGCTTCGAGCAGGCGATCCGCGACCTGCTGTAG
- the glyA gene encoding serine hydroxymethyltransferase → MTVDTANLTEVAAANPTLTHSLADLDPAVHQAIAAELERQQGTLEMIASENFAPLAVMQAQGSVLTNKYAEGYPGRRYYGGCEHVDVIEQLAIDRLTSLFGAEFANVQPHSGAQANAAAMAALLQPGDGILGLDLAHGGHLTHGMKLNFSGKLYDVAAYHVGEDDHLVDMDEVERLAREHRPKLIMAGWSAYPRRLDFARFRAIADEVGAYLMVDMAHFAGLVAAGLHPSPVPHAHVVTSTTHKTLGGPRGGVILTNDAALAKKFNSSVFPGQQGGPLEHVIAGKAVAFKLAAEPEFRERQERTLAGAKILADRLLQDDSRAAGINVVSGGTDVHLVLVDLRESELDGKQAEDRLHRVGITVNRNAVPFDPRPPMVSSGVRIGTPALATRGFDEAAFTEVADIISHALRPATDEAGLDGLRARVDALAAAFPLYPDLTEAN, encoded by the coding sequence ATGACCGTGGACACCGCAAACCTCACCGAGGTGGCAGCAGCGAATCCGACGCTGACTCATTCGCTCGCCGATCTCGACCCCGCCGTGCACCAGGCGATCGCGGCCGAACTGGAGCGGCAGCAGGGCACCCTGGAGATGATCGCCAGTGAGAATTTCGCCCCGCTCGCGGTGATGCAGGCGCAGGGGTCGGTGCTGACCAACAAGTACGCCGAGGGCTACCCCGGGCGCCGCTACTACGGTGGTTGCGAGCACGTCGACGTCATCGAGCAGCTCGCCATCGACCGCCTGACGTCGCTGTTCGGCGCGGAGTTCGCGAACGTCCAACCGCACTCGGGGGCGCAGGCCAACGCGGCGGCGATGGCGGCGCTGCTGCAACCCGGCGACGGCATCCTCGGACTGGACCTCGCCCACGGCGGTCACCTCACGCACGGGATGAAGCTCAACTTCTCCGGCAAGCTGTACGACGTCGCCGCCTACCATGTCGGCGAGGACGACCACCTCGTCGACATGGACGAGGTCGAGCGCCTCGCCCGCGAGCACCGCCCCAAGCTGATCATGGCCGGCTGGTCCGCCTACCCCCGCCGGCTCGACTTCGCCCGGTTCCGCGCGATCGCCGACGAGGTCGGCGCCTACCTGATGGTCGACATGGCGCACTTCGCCGGGCTGGTCGCCGCCGGACTGCACCCCTCCCCCGTCCCGCACGCGCACGTGGTGACGTCGACGACGCACAAGACCCTCGGCGGTCCCCGCGGCGGCGTCATCCTCACCAACGACGCGGCGCTGGCGAAGAAGTTCAACTCTTCGGTGTTCCCCGGACAGCAGGGTGGCCCGCTCGAGCACGTGATCGCCGGGAAGGCCGTGGCGTTCAAGCTCGCCGCCGAACCCGAGTTCCGCGAACGTCAGGAGCGCACCCTGGCCGGCGCGAAGATCCTCGCCGACCGCCTGCTGCAGGACGACTCCCGGGCCGCCGGCATCAACGTCGTCTCCGGCGGCACCGACGTCCACCTGGTCCTGGTGGATCTGCGCGAGTCCGAGCTCGACGGCAAGCAGGCCGAGGATCGGCTGCACCGCGTGGGAATCACGGTGAACCGCAACGCCGTCCCGTTCGACCCCCGCCCGCCGATGGTGTCCTCCGGGGTGCGGATCGGCACCCCCGCGCTCGCCACCCGCGGTTTCGACGAGGCCGCGTTCACCGAGGTCGCCGACATCATCAGCCACGCGCTGCGCCCCGCCACCGACGAGGCCGGACTCGACGGCCTGCGCGCGCGGGTCGACGCCCTCGCCGCCGCGTTCCCGCTCTACCCCGACCTCACGGAGGCGAACTGA
- a CDS encoding sarcosine oxidase subunit beta family protein, with protein sequence MSATQPPGAHLPDHPDFLWRNPEPKKSYDVVIVGGGGHGLATAHYLAKNHGITNVAVLEKGWLAGGNMARNTTLIRSNYLWDESAKIYEHALKLWEGLEDDLDYPILFSQRGVLNLAHSLQDVRDSVRRVEANKLNGIDAEWVGPDEVKKLCPLVNISSDIRYPVMGATYQPRAGIAKHDYVAWGFARRADEAGIDIIQNCEVTGFVTDGNKVTGVRTTRGDIAAGQVALCAAGHTSTLTDMLGIRTPVQSHPLQALVSELLEPVHPTIVMSNAIHVYVSQAHKGELVMGAGVDSYNGYGQRGAFHIIERQMAAAVELFPVFARAHLLRTWGGIVDTCPDASPIVGRTPYDNVYLNCGWGTGGFKATPGLGWCLADTIANDEPHEFIAPFSLDRFVTGALVDEHGAAAVAH encoded by the coding sequence ATGAGTGCCACCCAGCCGCCCGGCGCCCACCTGCCCGACCACCCGGACTTCCTGTGGCGTAACCCGGAACCGAAGAAGTCTTACGACGTCGTGATCGTCGGCGGCGGCGGGCACGGTCTCGCGACCGCCCACTATTTGGCCAAGAACCACGGCATCACCAACGTCGCCGTCCTGGAGAAGGGGTGGCTCGCGGGCGGGAACATGGCCCGCAACACCACGTTGATCCGCTCTAACTACCTGTGGGACGAGAGCGCGAAGATCTACGAGCACGCGCTGAAGCTGTGGGAGGGCCTCGAGGACGACCTCGACTACCCGATCCTGTTCAGCCAGCGCGGCGTCCTCAACCTCGCGCACAGCCTCCAGGACGTCCGCGACAGCGTGCGCCGCGTCGAGGCCAACAAGCTCAACGGCATCGACGCCGAGTGGGTCGGGCCCGACGAGGTGAAGAAGCTGTGCCCGCTGGTGAACATCTCCAGCGACATCCGCTACCCCGTGATGGGTGCGACGTACCAGCCACGGGCCGGCATCGCCAAGCACGACTACGTGGCCTGGGGCTTCGCCCGGCGCGCCGACGAGGCCGGCATCGACATCATCCAGAACTGTGAGGTCACCGGCTTCGTCACCGACGGCAACAAGGTCACCGGAGTCCGCACCACCCGCGGCGACATCGCCGCCGGGCAGGTCGCGCTCTGCGCGGCGGGGCACACCTCCACCCTCACCGACATGCTCGGCATCCGCACCCCCGTGCAGTCCCACCCGCTCCAAGCCCTGGTCTCCGAACTGCTCGAGCCGGTGCACCCGACCATCGTGATGTCCAACGCCATCCACGTGTACGTCTCTCAGGCGCACAAGGGAGAACTGGTGATGGGCGCCGGTGTCGACTCCTACAACGGCTACGGCCAGCGCGGCGCGTTCCACATCATCGAACGCCAGATGGCGGCCGCGGTCGAACTGTTCCCGGTGTTCGCCCGCGCGCATCTGCTGCGCACCTGGGGCGGCATCGTCGACACCTGCCCCGACGCCTCCCCGATCGTCGGCCGCACCCCCTACGACAACGTGTATCTCAACTGCGGTTGGGGCACAGGAGGTTTCAAGGCAACCCCGGGGTTGGGCTGGTGTCTGGCGGACACCATTGCGAACGACGAACCGCACGAGTTCATCGCCCCGTTCAGCCTCGACCGGTTCGTCACCGGCGCCCTCGTCGACGAGCACGGCGCCGCAGCCGTCGCGCACTGA
- a CDS encoding sarcosine oxidase subunit delta, translated as MQLIECPWCGSREETEFHYGGEAHVVYPDDPAELSDEQWAHYVFFRANPKGLFAERWNHSAGCRRWFNAVRDTATYRFHSVYRLDEQKPTIS; from the coding sequence ATGCAACTCATCGAATGCCCGTGGTGCGGGTCCCGCGAGGAAACCGAGTTCCACTACGGCGGCGAAGCCCACGTCGTGTACCCGGACGATCCCGCGGAGCTCAGCGACGAACAGTGGGCGCACTACGTGTTCTTCCGCGCGAACCCGAAGGGTCTCTTCGCGGAACGGTGGAACCACAGCGCCGGCTGCCGGCGCTGGTTCAACGCCGTACGAGACACCGCCACTTACCGATTCCACAGCGTCTACCGCTTGGACGAGCAGAAGCCGACGATATCGTGA
- a CDS encoding 2Fe-2S iron-sulfur cluster-binding protein — protein sequence MNAPFRTRQGGRLDRDTSYTFTFDGRELTGHPGDTLGSALLANGVHQVTTSIKLGRPRGITAAWAEDTGGLVQIEEPFPEPMLLATTIELFDGLVARGIPGQGRLATIADSAKYDAKHVHADVLVAGAGPAGLAAALTAARAGARVVIVDEQSEAGGDLLGSTDLIDGAPALDWVAAAVAELATYPDVLHLQRTTAFGNYDDGFVLALQRRTDHLGVEAPAALSRQRVWRIRARHILVAAGAHERPIVFTDNDRPGIMLAHGARTFLHRYGVKVGEQAVVFTTNDSAYEAAIDLHDAGVRINAVVEARDQAPARWLAECDKRGITVRTGSVVSGTRGNGRVSHALVTSRTTEGTAEGTAAAVPLACDALLVSGGWNPAVHLFSQARGKLRYEENLGAFVPGEDLDGVTVAGSANGIFDLGGCLHDGESAGRGILGALGFDAPAAQTAPSAAPETTKPLVLWRVPDVAGQDTQFVDVQRDATVADLARAVGAGMTSMEHIKRYTTIGTAHDQGKTSGVISSGITAELLGRPIETLGTTTFRPPYTPVAFAALAGRSRGALFDPERVTALHDWHVGRGAVFEDVGQWKRPRYYPLPGEDMDAAVLRECAAVRRSIGILDGSTLGKIDVQGPDAGVLLDMLYTNMMSTLKVGMVRYGVMCGVDGMVIDDGTVMRLADDRYQVFTTTGGAAKILDWMEEWLQTEWPHLQVRLTSVTEQWATFPVVGPKSRDVIGEVFPDLDVANDAFPFMAWRDTALGDVHVRVARVSFSGELAYEVNVNGWHAPAVWARLIAAGEKFGITPYGTETMHVLRAEKGYPIIGQDTDGTVTPQDLGMSWAVSKKKVDFVGKRSFSREENQNPLRKQFVGLLPLDKQTVLPEGAQIIEEVLDGNLPPAPVPMLGHVTSSYLSAELGRPFGLALVKGGRARVGDTLHVPVDGRLVAVEVTGSVLVDPEGARRDG from the coding sequence GTGAACGCACCCTTCCGCACCCGCCAGGGCGGTCGCCTCGACCGCGACACCTCCTACACCTTCACGTTCGACGGCCGGGAACTGACCGGTCACCCCGGTGACACGCTCGGCTCGGCGCTGCTCGCGAACGGCGTCCATCAGGTCACCACCAGCATCAAGCTCGGCAGGCCCCGCGGCATCACCGCGGCGTGGGCGGAGGACACCGGCGGCCTGGTGCAGATCGAGGAGCCGTTCCCCGAGCCGATGCTGCTCGCCACCACCATCGAGTTGTTCGACGGCCTCGTCGCCCGCGGCATCCCCGGTCAGGGACGGCTCGCGACCATCGCCGATTCGGCGAAGTACGACGCCAAGCACGTCCACGCCGACGTTCTGGTCGCCGGCGCGGGGCCGGCCGGTCTCGCCGCCGCGCTCACCGCGGCCCGGGCCGGCGCGCGTGTCGTGATCGTCGACGAGCAGAGCGAAGCGGGCGGCGACCTGCTCGGCAGTACGGATCTGATCGACGGCGCCCCGGCGCTGGACTGGGTCGCCGCCGCGGTCGCCGAACTCGCCACCTACCCGGACGTGCTGCACCTGCAGCGCACCACCGCGTTCGGCAACTACGACGACGGCTTCGTCCTCGCCCTTCAGCGCCGCACCGACCACCTCGGTGTCGAGGCCCCGGCCGCACTGAGCCGCCAGCGCGTCTGGCGGATCCGCGCCCGGCACATCCTCGTCGCCGCCGGCGCGCACGAACGCCCGATCGTGTTCACCGACAACGACCGCCCGGGCATCATGCTCGCGCACGGTGCCCGCACCTTCCTGCACCGCTACGGTGTCAAGGTCGGCGAGCAGGCGGTCGTGTTCACCACCAACGACAGCGCGTACGAGGCGGCGATCGACCTGCACGACGCCGGCGTCCGGATCAACGCGGTCGTCGAGGCCCGCGATCAGGCACCCGCCCGCTGGCTGGCCGAATGCGACAAGCGGGGTATCACGGTCCGCACCGGATCCGTCGTCAGCGGCACCCGCGGCAACGGCCGGGTCAGCCACGCCCTGGTCACCTCCCGCACCACCGAGGGCACCGCCGAGGGCACCGCCGCCGCGGTCCCGCTGGCCTGCGACGCACTGCTCGTCAGCGGCGGCTGGAACCCGGCCGTGCACCTGTTCAGCCAGGCCCGCGGCAAGCTCCGCTACGAGGAGAACCTCGGCGCGTTCGTGCCCGGCGAGGACCTGGACGGCGTCACCGTCGCCGGCTCCGCGAACGGCATCTTCGACCTCGGTGGCTGTCTGCACGACGGCGAAAGCGCGGGCCGGGGCATTCTGGGCGCGTTGGGCTTCGACGCCCCCGCAGCTCAGACCGCACCGTCCGCCGCACCCGAGACGACGAAGCCCCTGGTGCTCTGGCGGGTTCCCGACGTCGCCGGGCAGGACACCCAGTTCGTCGACGTCCAGCGCGACGCGACGGTCGCCGACCTCGCCCGCGCGGTCGGCGCCGGGATGACGTCGATGGAGCACATCAAGCGCTACACGACCATCGGCACCGCGCACGACCAGGGCAAGACCTCCGGGGTGATCTCCTCCGGCATCACCGCCGAACTCCTCGGCCGCCCGATCGAGACACTGGGCACCACCACGTTCCGCCCGCCGTACACCCCCGTCGCGTTCGCCGCCCTGGCCGGCCGCAGCCGCGGCGCCCTGTTCGATCCCGAAAGGGTGACGGCACTGCACGATTGGCACGTCGGCCGCGGCGCGGTGTTCGAGGACGTGGGCCAGTGGAAGCGTCCCCGCTACTACCCGCTGCCCGGGGAGGACATGGACGCGGCGGTGCTCCGCGAGTGCGCCGCCGTCCGCCGCAGTATCGGCATCCTCGACGGCTCGACCCTCGGCAAGATCGACGTCCAGGGACCCGACGCCGGCGTGCTGCTCGACATGCTCTACACGAACATGATGAGCACCCTCAAGGTCGGCATGGTCCGCTACGGCGTCATGTGCGGCGTCGACGGCATGGTCATCGACGACGGCACCGTGATGCGCCTGGCCGACGACCGGTACCAGGTCTTCACCACCACCGGCGGCGCCGCGAAGATCCTCGACTGGATGGAGGAATGGCTCCAGACGGAATGGCCCCACCTGCAGGTGCGGCTCACCTCCGTCACCGAACAGTGGGCGACGTTCCCCGTCGTCGGACCGAAATCGCGTGACGTGATCGGTGAGGTCTTCCCCGACCTCGACGTCGCCAACGACGCGTTTCCGTTCATGGCCTGGCGGGACACCGCCCTCGGCGACGTGCATGTGCGGGTGGCCCGGGTCAGCTTCTCCGGCGAACTCGCCTACGAGGTCAACGTCAACGGCTGGCACGCCCCCGCGGTCTGGGCACGCCTGATCGCCGCCGGCGAGAAGTTCGGCATCACCCCGTACGGCACCGAGACCATGCACGTCCTGCGCGCCGAGAAGGGCTATCCGATCATCGGGCAGGACACCGACGGCACCGTCACCCCCCAGGATCTCGGGATGAGCTGGGCGGTGTCGAAGAAGAAGGTCGACTTCGTCGGCAAGCGCTCCTTCAGCCGGGAGGAGAACCAGAACCCGCTGCGCAAGCAGTTCGTCGGACTGCTGCCCCTCGACAAGCAGACCGTGCTGCCCGAGGGCGCGCAGATCATCGAGGAGGTTCTGGACGGGAACTTGCCGCCCGCGCCGGTCCCGATGCTCGGGCACGTCACGTCCAGTTACCTCAGCGCCGAACTCGGCCGGCCGTTCGGTCTCGCCCTCGTCAAGGGTGGCCGGGCCCGAGTCGGTGACACCCTGCACGTCCCGGTGGACGGCCGTCTCGTGGCCGTGGAGGTCACCGGTTCCGTTCTCGTCGATCCCGAAGGAGCACGTCGCGATGGCTGA
- a CDS encoding sarcosine oxidase subunit gamma yields MADTLTPLSPLHGWDQKFSALPESVRITEEPFVSMVDLWVDPAGPGGAAAAAALGVDLPTTPSTRVDSGAVTAVWLGPEEWLITTRSQSPEELEGTLRTAVTPHGGAAIDVSGQRTTIRLTGAHARDILAKGCSIDLHPRVFRPGSAVQTMLGLAGVVLIPLDDSGTDYRILVRASFARYLAAWLIDAAEEFGVDPV; encoded by the coding sequence ATGGCTGACACCCTCACCCCGCTCAGCCCCCTGCACGGCTGGGACCAGAAGTTCTCGGCACTCCCCGAGTCGGTCCGCATCACGGAGGAACCGTTCGTCTCGATGGTCGATCTGTGGGTGGACCCGGCCGGCCCCGGTGGGGCGGCGGCGGCCGCCGCGCTCGGTGTCGACCTGCCCACGACACCGTCGACCCGCGTGGACAGCGGCGCGGTCACCGCGGTCTGGCTCGGTCCGGAGGAATGGCTGATCACCACGCGATCCCAGTCACCCGAGGAGCTCGAGGGCACGCTGCGGACCGCGGTGACCCCGCACGGCGGCGCGGCAATCGACGTCTCCGGGCAGCGCACCACGATCCGGCTCACCGGAGCGCACGCCCGCGACATCCTCGCCAAGGGCTGCTCGATCGACCTGCACCCCAGGGTGTTCCGGCCGGGATCGGCCGTGCAGACCATGCTCGGTCTCGCCGGTGTCGTCCTCATCCCCCTCGACGACAGCGGCACCGACTACCGGATCCTGGTGCGGGCGTCCTTCGCCCGGTATCTCGCGGCGTGGCTGATCGACGCCGCCGAGGAGTTCGGCGTCGATCCGGTGTAA
- the folP gene encoding dihydropteroate synthase — MASSPALIASHPDRLLTALARDVPLVCGVVNVTPDSFSDGGRFLDRARAVDHGLSLVAEGTDLLDVGGESTRPRSTPPSVSDEIARVVPVVEALARHTSVPISVDTSRPEVMREAVAAGASMINDVRALRLPGALHAAADLRVPVCLMHMLGDPATMQDAPQYRDVVHEVRQFLLTRIDACHTAGIPSERILLDPGFGFGKTLTHNLELLSRLPEIADLGFPVMAGLSRKGMLGAITGRDVDHRQAASVAAAMIAAQNGAAILRVHDVAATVDAVSVLRALVYRGPASSSHAPNRDSAQ, encoded by the coding sequence ATGGCCTCGTCCCCTGCTCTCATCGCGTCCCACCCCGACCGCCTGCTCACCGCGCTCGCCCGCGACGTTCCCCTGGTCTGCGGCGTCGTCAACGTGACCCCGGATTCGTTCTCGGACGGCGGCCGCTTCCTCGATCGTGCACGGGCGGTCGATCACGGGTTGTCGCTCGTCGCCGAGGGTACCGATCTCCTCGACGTCGGCGGGGAGTCGACCCGGCCCCGCTCGACACCGCCGTCGGTGTCCGACGAGATCGCCCGGGTGGTTCCCGTGGTCGAGGCGCTCGCGCGCCACACCTCGGTCCCGATCTCGGTCGACACCTCACGTCCCGAGGTGATGAGGGAGGCGGTCGCCGCCGGCGCGTCGATGATCAACGACGTCCGTGCCCTGCGACTGCCCGGCGCTCTGCATGCCGCCGCCGACCTGCGGGTCCCGGTCTGCCTCATGCACATGCTCGGCGATCCGGCGACGATGCAGGACGCACCGCAGTATCGGGACGTCGTGCACGAGGTCCGACAATTCCTCCTCACCCGCATCGACGCCTGCCACACCGCCGGCATCCCGAGCGAACGCATCCTGCTCGACCCCGGGTTCGGATTCGGCAAAACACTCACCCACAACCTCGAGCTGCTGTCGCGGCTGCCCGAGATCGCCGACCTCGGCTTTCCGGTCATGGCCGGACTCTCGCGCAAAGGCATGCTGGGGGCCATCACCGGCCGCGACGTCGACCACCGCCAAGCCGCCTCCGTCGCCGCCGCGATGATCGCCGCCCAGAACGGCGCAGCCATCCTCCGCGTCCACGACGTCGCCGCCACCGTGGACGCGGTATCGGTACTGCGCGCGCTCGTATATCGTGGTCCCGCCAGCTCCAGTCACGCGCCGAATCGAGACTCCGCCCAGTGA
- a CDS encoding aminotransferase class IV, whose translation MNTSVSAAAGLATIDTADVQLMETMYHDPRTGLRHLDRHLRRLARSASVLGYEFQEREVQRHLAQQLSCAGAARVRVRLHRDGEVEVDIFAPPVAPACVSLVLDDEPVDSLDILLGHKTTLRERYDRRRHRNPDADDVVLVNELGHVTETTIANLAARIDGVWWTPPLSSGCLPGVERSWQVDRGLMRERILTPGDLLAAEALAVTSSLKGVLPATLRS comes from the coding sequence GTGAACACCTCCGTGTCCGCCGCAGCGGGGCTCGCGACGATCGACACAGCTGACGTCCAGCTGATGGAGACGATGTATCACGATCCCCGCACCGGCTTGCGGCATCTCGACCGTCACCTGCGACGTCTCGCCCGTTCCGCCTCTGTGCTCGGGTACGAGTTCCAGGAGCGAGAGGTCCAGCGCCACCTCGCGCAACAGCTGTCGTGCGCCGGAGCGGCCCGGGTTCGGGTGCGCCTGCACCGCGACGGCGAGGTCGAAGTCGACATCTTCGCGCCCCCGGTCGCGCCTGCCTGTGTATCCCTCGTCCTCGACGACGAGCCCGTCGATTCCCTCGACATCCTCCTCGGGCACAAGACGACGTTGCGCGAGCGGTACGACCGCAGGCGTCACCGCAATCCCGATGCCGACGACGTCGTGCTGGTCAACGAACTCGGGCACGTCACCGAGACCACGATCGCGAACCTCGCCGCCCGGATCGACGGCGTCTGGTGGACGCCGCCGTTGTCGTCGGGGTGCCTGCCCGGTGTCGAGCGGTCGTGGCAGGTCGACCGCGGGTTGATGCGCGAGCGGATTCTCACGCCGGGCGACCTCCTGGCCGCCGAGGCGCTCGCCGTGACGAGCTCACTCAAGGGTGTGCTGCCCGCGACCCTCCGGTCGTAG